A window of Lagopus muta isolate bLagMut1 chromosome 16, bLagMut1 primary, whole genome shotgun sequence contains these coding sequences:
- the SLA2 gene encoding src-like-adapter 2 isoform X1, with the protein MGARSPQPDVGTVVFVAAGPGPSAHRHGRGRGRAGLRPSLPAGGAHGRGPGLRADPAVRRGMGILPSREKPLSAAPLAAVPAPSSLPTQAAPGGFQALALCDFPSGTGATAVLRMGEQLRVLSEDGEWWLVASQVSGKECLIPSSCVAKVRHRWLYEGVSREKAEELLLLPGNHSGAFLIRESQTRRGGFSLSVRRTELASWDAVTHYRIHRLENGWLYISPRLTFPSLHDLVDHYSECGEGLCCTLREPCVTEMAKAVPALVRPAVVKKPTLNWDKIDSSVLLSEAVPPPGEGEEDSPISLGLREAISSYLLLTDGVDTETGPVGKGAKSS; encoded by the exons ATGGGAGCCCGCAGCCCTCAGCCCGATGTGGGCACCGTGGTGTTTGTGGCTGCGGGTCCCGGCCCTTCTGCCCACCGCCACGGACgcggccggggccgggccgggctccGTCCTTCCCTTCCAGCCGGTGGGGCCCACGGGCGGGGGCCGGGACTGCGTGCTGATCCCGCAGTGCGGCGAGGGATGGGGATCCTGCCCAGCCGGGAGAAGCCGCTCAGCGCCGCACCGTTGGCCGCTGTCCCCGCGCCGTCCTCACTTCCAACACAGGCAGCCCCGGGCGGATTCCAGGCGCTCGCCCTGTGTGATTTCCCCTCCGGGACGGGCGCGACCGCTGTGCTGAGAATGGGCGAGCAGCTCCGCGTCCTCTCTGA ggatggggagtGGTGGCTGGTGGCATCCCAGGTGTCCGGCAAGGAGTGCCTCATCCCCAGCAGCTGCGTGGCCAAAGTGCGGCACAG GTGGCTGTATGAGGGCGTGAGTCGGGAGAAAgcggaggagctgctgctgctgccgggcAACCACAGCGGAGCCTTCCTGATCCGTGAGAGCCAGACCCGGAGAG GCGGTTTCTCACTGTCGGTGCGGCGCACTGAGCTTGCCTCATGGGATGCAGTCACACATTACCGCATCCACCGCCTGGAGAACGGCTGGCTCTACATCTCGCCCCGCCTCACCTTCCCCAGCCTGCACGACCTCGTGGACCACTACAGCG AGTGCGGGGAGGGTCTGTGCTGCACCCTCAGGGAGCCCTGTGTCACAGAGATGGCAAAGGCAGTGCCTGCCCTGGTCCGGCCCGCCGTGGTGAAGAAGCCAACGCTCAACTGGGACAAGATTGACAG CTCCGTCCTGCTCTCAGAGGCTGTGCCACCTCcgggggagggagaggaggactCCCCCATCAGCCTGGGCCTGCGGGAAGCCATCAGCTCCTACCTGCTGCTGACCGATGGCGTGGATACAGAGACCGGCCCTGTGGGGAAGGGGGcgaagagcagctga
- the SLA2 gene encoding src-like-adapter 2 isoform X3 yields the protein MGILPSREKPLSAAPLAAVPAPSSLPTQAAPGGFQALALCDFPSGTGATAVLRMGEQLRVLSEDGEWWLVASQVSGKECLIPSSCVAKVRHRWLYEGVSREKAEELLLLPGNHSGAFLIRESQTRRGGFSLSVRRTELASWDAVTHYRIHRLENGWLYISPRLTFPSLHDLVDHYSECGEGLCCTLREPCVTEMAKAVPALVRPAVVKKPTLNWDKIDSSVLLSEAVPPPGEGEEDSPISLGLREAISSYLLLTDGVDTETGPVGKGAKSS from the exons ATGGGGATCCTGCCCAGCCGGGAGAAGCCGCTCAGCGCCGCACCGTTGGCCGCTGTCCCCGCGCCGTCCTCACTTCCAACACAGGCAGCCCCGGGCGGATTCCAGGCGCTCGCCCTGTGTGATTTCCCCTCCGGGACGGGCGCGACCGCTGTGCTGAGAATGGGCGAGCAGCTCCGCGTCCTCTCTGA ggatggggagtGGTGGCTGGTGGCATCCCAGGTGTCCGGCAAGGAGTGCCTCATCCCCAGCAGCTGCGTGGCCAAAGTGCGGCACAG GTGGCTGTATGAGGGCGTGAGTCGGGAGAAAgcggaggagctgctgctgctgccgggcAACCACAGCGGAGCCTTCCTGATCCGTGAGAGCCAGACCCGGAGAG GCGGTTTCTCACTGTCGGTGCGGCGCACTGAGCTTGCCTCATGGGATGCAGTCACACATTACCGCATCCACCGCCTGGAGAACGGCTGGCTCTACATCTCGCCCCGCCTCACCTTCCCCAGCCTGCACGACCTCGTGGACCACTACAGCG AGTGCGGGGAGGGTCTGTGCTGCACCCTCAGGGAGCCCTGTGTCACAGAGATGGCAAAGGCAGTGCCTGCCCTGGTCCGGCCCGCCGTGGTGAAGAAGCCAACGCTCAACTGGGACAAGATTGACAG CTCCGTCCTGCTCTCAGAGGCTGTGCCACCTCcgggggagggagaggaggactCCCCCATCAGCCTGGGCCTGCGGGAAGCCATCAGCTCCTACCTGCTGCTGACCGATGGCGTGGATACAGAGACCGGCCCTGTGGGGAAGGGGGcgaagagcagctga
- the SLA2 gene encoding src-like-adapter 2 isoform X2, with protein sequence MGARSPQPDVGTVVFVAAGPGPSAHRHGRGRGRAGLRPSLPAGGAHGRGPGLRADPAVRRGMGILPSREKPLSAAPLAAVPAPSSLPTQAAPGGFQALALCDFPSGTGATAVLRMGEQLRVLSEDGEWWLVASQVSGKECLIPSSCVAKVRHRWLYEGVSREKAEELLLLPGNHSGAFLIRESQTRRGGFSLSVRRTELASWDAVTHYRIHRLENGWLYISPRLTFPSLHDLVDHYSEMAKAVPALVRPAVVKKPTLNWDKIDSSVLLSEAVPPPGEGEEDSPISLGLREAISSYLLLTDGVDTETGPVGKGAKSS encoded by the exons ATGGGAGCCCGCAGCCCTCAGCCCGATGTGGGCACCGTGGTGTTTGTGGCTGCGGGTCCCGGCCCTTCTGCCCACCGCCACGGACgcggccggggccgggccgggctccGTCCTTCCCTTCCAGCCGGTGGGGCCCACGGGCGGGGGCCGGGACTGCGTGCTGATCCCGCAGTGCGGCGAGGGATGGGGATCCTGCCCAGCCGGGAGAAGCCGCTCAGCGCCGCACCGTTGGCCGCTGTCCCCGCGCCGTCCTCACTTCCAACACAGGCAGCCCCGGGCGGATTCCAGGCGCTCGCCCTGTGTGATTTCCCCTCCGGGACGGGCGCGACCGCTGTGCTGAGAATGGGCGAGCAGCTCCGCGTCCTCTCTGA ggatggggagtGGTGGCTGGTGGCATCCCAGGTGTCCGGCAAGGAGTGCCTCATCCCCAGCAGCTGCGTGGCCAAAGTGCGGCACAG GTGGCTGTATGAGGGCGTGAGTCGGGAGAAAgcggaggagctgctgctgctgccgggcAACCACAGCGGAGCCTTCCTGATCCGTGAGAGCCAGACCCGGAGAG GCGGTTTCTCACTGTCGGTGCGGCGCACTGAGCTTGCCTCATGGGATGCAGTCACACATTACCGCATCCACCGCCTGGAGAACGGCTGGCTCTACATCTCGCCCCGCCTCACCTTCCCCAGCCTGCACGACCTCGTGGACCACTACAGCG AGATGGCAAAGGCAGTGCCTGCCCTGGTCCGGCCCGCCGTGGTGAAGAAGCCAACGCTCAACTGGGACAAGATTGACAG CTCCGTCCTGCTCTCAGAGGCTGTGCCACCTCcgggggagggagaggaggactCCCCCATCAGCCTGGGCCTGCGGGAAGCCATCAGCTCCTACCTGCTGCTGACCGATGGCGTGGATACAGAGACCGGCCCTGTGGGGAAGGGGGcgaagagcagctga